A genomic segment from bacterium encodes:
- the greB gene encoding transcription elongation factor GreB, which translates to MSKTNYITREGFEKLREELDWLWTDERPKVTEAVSVAAALGDRSENADYIYGKKRLREIDSRIRFLTKRIDELTVVDAGPRKDADRVYFGAWVTIEDEDGNQQRYRLVGPDEFDAKAGMISVDSPVGRALMGQRLGDEVVVRRPKGETVYEILEIEYDEPGWASARGEAEQGAGGAS; encoded by the coding sequence ATGTCGAAGACGAACTACATCACGCGCGAAGGCTTCGAGAAGCTTCGGGAAGAGCTCGACTGGCTGTGGACCGACGAGCGCCCGAAGGTCACCGAGGCGGTCTCGGTCGCGGCGGCGCTGGGCGACCGATCCGAGAACGCGGACTACATCTACGGCAAGAAGCGCCTTCGCGAGATCGACTCGCGGATCCGCTTTCTGACCAAACGGATCGACGAGCTGACGGTCGTCGACGCGGGCCCGCGCAAAGATGCGGATCGGGTCTACTTCGGCGCCTGGGTCACGATCGAGGACGAAGACGGAAACCAGCAGCGCTATCGCCTCGTCGGCCCCGACGAGTTCGACGCGAAGGCGGGGATGATCAGCGTGGACTCGCCGGTCGGCCGCGCACTGATGGGGCAGCGACTCGGGGACGAGGTCGTCGTGCGACGGCCGAAGGGCGAGACCGTCTACGAGATCCTCGAGATCGAGTACGACGAGCCGGGGTGGGCCTCGGCGCGAGGCGAGGCGGAGCAGGGCGCGGGCGGCGCGTCGTGA